A stretch of DNA from Mycolicibacterium celeriflavum:
AGCGGGCGACGCGCCGCCAGGTCTGCGAAATGACGGGCCAGCACCGTATCCGGCGCCGGTCGACCGAGGACGGAACCCAGTGCCGAGTCCGGCCGCTGATCGGGCACCCGCGGGTCGAGAACCAACAGTGCCGGGTTGTCGCACCGGCTGCCCCAGCCCGCGGATGTGCGCGGCGCATTGACGATGTTCGGCGGCGGGGCCAGCAGCACCTCGAGGAGCTCCATCAGCCGGTGGCCCTCGTCGGCGGGCATTGCGAACAGGCCCCACGGCATTCTGGCCAGGCGCGCGCTCGGGGACACGAACAGCGTGGCGCGCGGTGACGACGCATGGTCGAGAAGCAGCTGCCAGGCCGCGGGTGCGATCAAACGCGCGCCCAGCGTGCGTGCGAGTTCGAATTCGCTTGTGGGCGCGGAGAATGCACCCTCGGTGATCGCACGCTTGAGCGCGTCAAGACGGCTTTCCGCCCCGACCGGGTCGGGCAGGGCGTCGCCCAGACAGTCCACCGCGGCCAGGAGGTCGGACTGCTCGACCACCCAGGTGACGGTCTTCGCCGGGTCGCCGACGACCCGCAGGCTGGCGTACGTCGCGACACCGACATCGGCGAACCGCAGTACGAGGGTGCCGGTCAGGGCCATGTGGGCCACGCGGGCTCGTCCGCGGTGACGTCGCGACCGTACCTCTCGGCGGCGAGCGCGCGGTAACGACCGATGATGGGCGTGCCGGTCGGATCCATCACCAGCGGCGGCAACGGGCCCAGCTTGGTCAGCGACGCGCCACCGACGACCGCGGGACCGGCGGCGACGAGGGCATACTCCTCCACGGACTCCACCGGTACCGCCGCGGTCGCGGTGTCGGCCCACGTCAGCGTGTCGGCGGACACGGGCTCGGAGCTGAACGTGCCACGTGCGCTGTGATATTCGATCAGCTCGCTCACGAGGTCCGTGTTACCCCACTCCCATGCGACGGCGAAGGCGCCGGCGAGAATCGGCGCGGAGACGTATGTCGCCCAGCGCATCCGGGCGTCGGCATCGGGTATTGCGTGCCGGACCGAGTCGACAGCCAGCGCCGCGGGGACTTTGAGTTCGGCGGCCTGCTCCAGCTTCTGCGCGGCGTTGGCTGGATCGGCTTGCGCATCGGCGCGCCAGATGTTGCCGAGTTGGTCGTCCAGCCGCGCGTACTGAAGCCAGCTGTGTCGGGGCCAGGCGTCGAGCAACTCGCGAGCCTCGGCGACGCGCTCGACCGCGGAAGCGAAGTCGCCGCGGAAGATGTCGACCCAACTGCGCTGCAACAGAAGTCGGTGGATGTGCAACGGCTTCTCGATCTCCCGCCAGTGCCGCTCGGCGTGACCGAGTCGCTCGTCGGCGTCGTCGAGCGCCTGCACCGAGATGCTGATCAGCCCGAAGTACAGCCAGCACCGTGAGACGTCATGTGCGCGCGCGTGTTCGGCGATCGCGGGATACGCCTCGTGGACAAGCGTCTGCGCCTGCGCCCGGTCCCCCGCCGACCATGCCGCCGTGGCCCGTTCGAGCTGTGTTCGCGACATCGCCAGCTTCCACTCCCGCGCCGCCGCCCGGGCTCCCGCTCGCCGCAGCCACGGTTCCGCCTCGGACAGCCGTCCGGTCTCGACACAGAACCTGCCGTACCCGATGGCCCCTAGGACGAGCAGGTGATCGTGATACGCGCTGCCGTCGCCGGGGCGTTCGATGACATCGATCACCCGCTGCCACAGCGGAATCGACTTCACGTGCAGATCGTCGTCGCAGAGCGCGACCGCACACAGGATCTCGGCGTAGGTGATCAGGAACCGGTGTTCGTCGGCGAGTCCGGGAACGGGCCCGTCGTCGGTCAGCGCGATGAGCGCGGCCTCGGCGGCCTCGTGGTCGCCGTGCGCAGCGGCCAAGCCGATCTCCAGGAACTGCGCCCGACGCGAGTACCGGCGCACCATCCGCTCGGTCTCTGTGGTCGTGTCCGTGTAGGCGGCCAGGCAGTCGCGGATGCGCTGCAGGCACTCCTCGGTCCCGTTGTATGCCGTGCGGACGAGATAGATCTCCCCGAGCAGCGCATAGACCTCCAGCATCCAATCGTCGCGGCCGGCCTGCTCGATCTGCGGGATCAACGACAGCAGCAGGTCCTTCGCCGCCTCTTCGTTGGCCGCGAACCCCAGGAGACGGGCGCGCTCGAGGTCCGCGGGGATCGCCACCGCGCAATCATAGAAAGCGGCGGGCGTGCCAGGCACGCCCGCCGCTTCGGGAGGTGGATCGCTCAACCGCAGTCGACCGTGACGGTGAACGGCTTGGTGATCGATCCTGCCATCGGGTTCGAGATGTCGGCGCCCGTGGCTTCACCGGTGATGGTGTACGTGCTGCCGTCGACCTTCACCTCGGCGGAACCCACCTTGGCGCCCATGGTGTTGGTCACCGCGAGCGCGTTGCCGTCGACGACCATGCCCAGCGACTCGACCGTCGGCGTGGCCTCGTCGGTCATCACGATGCCGAGGCCCTGCTGGCCGCCGATCGCGCCGCTGGCGACGTTGATCTTGCCGCCCTGCCTGACGCACGTGACCGAGTTCAGGTCCAGGCCTTCGAGGTCCTTGCCGTCGACCTTGACCGCGGTGCTGCCGCCGCTGCTGACCCCGGAGTTTTCCGCGGCGGCGGCCGAGGGAGCGCTGCCCTTGTCGTCCGAACACCCCACCAGCACGGCGGCGCCGGCGACCAGTCCGATCACACCTGCGACAACTCGATTCATCGATCTTCCCTTCGTTCGGACGTCGCCCCGATGGCGTCCGTCATGGGGCAAGTCAAAGCGGCGCGGGTCGCTACCGATCCCAAACTTTGTCGGCGGCCGACGGTAC
This window harbors:
- a CDS encoding CHAT domain-containing protein, translated to MALTGTLVLRFADVGVATYASLRVVGDPAKTVTWVVEQSDLLAAVDCLGDALPDPVGAESRLDALKRAITEGAFSAPTSEFELARTLGARLIAPAAWQLLLDHASSPRATLFVSPSARLARMPWGLFAMPADEGHRLMELLEVLLAPPPNIVNAPRTSAGWGSRCDNPALLVLDPRVPDQRPDSALGSVLGRPAPDTVLARHFADLAARRPLLPDAPAVVDLFRRTDADRRWLAGLLARQPSRMLYVGHATAADGDVGHADRAALHLAEDRPLTAGELMSSRLPFPPRVALLACASGGDYQFDEASGLVAATILGGAQLVTATLWSLPTTAGYRRFAESDADPMGEAIVAVDRAHEADDAGCAVNRWQRQRMRDWRVGDRTASPLYWAALVSFAVDGAR
- a CDS encoding NACHT domain-containing protein; this encodes MAIPADLERARLLGFAANEEAAKDLLLSLIPQIEQAGRDDWMLEVYALLGEIYLVRTAYNGTEECLQRIRDCLAAYTDTTTETERMVRRYSRRAQFLEIGLAAAHGDHEAAEAALIALTDDGPVPGLADEHRFLITYAEILCAVALCDDDLHVKSIPLWQRVIDVIERPGDGSAYHDHLLVLGAIGYGRFCVETGRLSEAEPWLRRAGARAAAREWKLAMSRTQLERATAAWSAGDRAQAQTLVHEAYPAIAEHARAHDVSRCWLYFGLISISVQALDDADERLGHAERHWREIEKPLHIHRLLLQRSWVDIFRGDFASAVERVAEARELLDAWPRHSWLQYARLDDQLGNIWRADAQADPANAAQKLEQAAELKVPAALAVDSVRHAIPDADARMRWATYVSAPILAGAFAVAWEWGNTDLVSELIEYHSARGTFSSEPVSADTLTWADTATAAVPVESVEEYALVAAGPAVVGGASLTKLGPLPPLVMDPTGTPIIGRYRALAAERYGRDVTADEPAWPTWP
- a CDS encoding lipoprotein LpqH, with amino-acid sequence MNRVVAGVIGLVAGAAVLVGCSDDKGSAPSAAAAENSGVSSGGSTAVKVDGKDLEGLDLNSVTCVRQGGKINVASGAIGGQQGLGIVMTDEATPTVESLGMVVDGNALAVTNTMGAKVGSAEVKVDGSTYTITGEATGADISNPMAGSITKPFTVTVDCG